A stretch of Triticum aestivum cultivar Chinese Spring chromosome 1D, IWGSC CS RefSeq v2.1, whole genome shotgun sequence DNA encodes these proteins:
- the LOC123182035 gene encoding protease Do-like 10, mitochondrial gives MHASARLLRRLSSSSSARSLRRLPLHPSPSPPPHPSRLPPLRTVTRAVLPHLAAPRFSTISCASTPSLRLGECGALGTPSIPSAEVSEGEEEVESAAARHDTDAFAAVELALDSVVKVFTVSSGPNYFLPWQNKAQRESMGSGFVISGKRIVTNAHVVADHTFVLVRKHGSPAKYKAEVQAIGHECDLALLTVESEEFWEGMNSLDLGDIPFLQEAVAVVGYPQGGDNISVTKGVVSRVEPTQYAHGATQLMAIQIDAAINPGNSGGPAIMGDKVAGVAFQNLSGAENIGYIIPVPVIKRFISGVEESGKYSGFCSLGISCQATENIQIRECFGMRPEMTGVLVSRINPLSDAYKILKKDDILLEFDGVPIANDGTVPFRNRERITFDHLVSMKKPEETAVIKVLRDGKEHELNVTLRPLQPLVPVHQFDKLPSYYIFAGFVFIPLTQPYLHEFGEDWYNTSPRRLCERALRELPKKAGQQLVILSQVLMDDINVGYERLAELQVKKVNGVEVENLKHLCSIVENCTEENLRIDLDDERVIVLKFQNARLATSRILKRHRIPSAMSNDLVDDQASKETDEVGQGLLESPMSPSVSAGSSLADSVLTEGRGGLQQIRRTQVLQPEL, from the exons ATGCACGCCTCCGCCCGCTTGctccgccgcctctcctcttcctcctccgcccgctcgctccgccgcctccctctccacccATCACCCTCGCCGCCTCCACATCCATCTCGTCTGCCGCCCCTTCGAACCGTGACCCGCGCCGTCCTTCCCCACCTCGCTGCCCCCCGCTTCTCCACCATCTCTTGCGCATCCACACCCTCTCTCCGCCTAGGTGAATGCGGCGCTCTGGGAACCCCGTCGATACCGTCGGCGGAGGTatccgagggagaggaggaggtggagtctgCGGCGGCGCGGCATGACACGGACGCGTTCGCGGCGGTGGAGCTCGCGCTGGACTCGGTGGTGAAGGTGTTCACGGTGTCAAGTGGCCCTAACTACTTCCTGCCGTGGCAGAACAAGGCCCAGCGCGAGAGCATGGGCTCCG GCTTTGTAATTTCTGGGAAAAGGATCGTCACAAATGCTCATGTGGTAGCTGATCATACTTTTGTTCTTGTGAGGAAGCATGGATCACCTGCAAAGTACAAGGCGGAAGTTCAGGCTATTGGTCATGAGTGTGATTTGGCTCTTCTTACAGTTGAGAGTGAGGAGTTTTGGGAGGGGATGAACAGCTTGGATCTTGGAGACATTCCATTTTTGCAGGAAGCTGTTGCCGTGGTTGGCTACCCTCAAG GTGGAGACAATATCTCTGTCACCAAGGGGGTTGTTTCTAGAGTGGAACCAACACAGTATGCCCATGGTGCGACTCAGCTCATGGCTATACAAATAGATGCAGCTATTAATCCAGGCAATAGTGGCGGGCCTGCAATCATGGGCGATAAAGTGGCTGGAGTTGCTTTCCAAAATCTGTCAGGAGCAGAAAACATTGG GTATATTATACCTGTGCCTGTAATTAAGCGTTTTATTTCTGGTGTGGAAGAGAGTGGCAAATATTCTGGGTTTTGTTCTCTTGGGATATCTTGCCAGGCCACTGAGAACATCCAAATAAGAGAGTGCTTTGGTATGCGGCCTGAAATGACTGGAGTGTTAGTCAGTAGAATAAATCCTCTGTCTGACGCttacaaaattttgaagaaagacGATATCCTTCTCGAGTTTGATGGCGTGCCTATTGCGAATGATGGGACAG TTCCATTTCGAAATAGAGAGAGaatcacctttgatcatcttgTGTCTATGAAGAAGCCTGAAGAAACAGCCGTTATCAAAGTACTAAGAGATGGCAAAGAGCATGAATTGAATGTGACACTTAGACCT TTGCAACCTTTGGTTCCTGTACATCAATTCGATAAACTGCCCAGCTACTACatctttgctggttttgtttttatCCCGCTGACCCAGCCTTATCTCCATGAATTTGGGGAGGACTGGTACAACACTTCGCCACGCCGACTGTGTGAACGGGCACTGAGAGAGCTTCCGAAGAAGGCTGGCCAACAGTTAGTAATATTATCTCAG GTCCTAATGGATGATATTAATGTTGGTTATGAAAGGCTGGCTGAACTCCAG GTAAAGAAGGTGAATGGTGTTGAGGTTGAGAATTTGAAGCATTTGTGCAGTATCGTGGAGAACTGCACTGAAGAAAACTTGAGAATTGATTTGGACGATGAGCGGGTGATCGTCCTGAAATTTCAGAACGCGAGGCTTGCCACGTCTCGGATCCTCAAGCGGCACAGGATTCCATCAGCCATGTCAAACGACCTTGTCGATGACCAAGCGAGCAAAG AGACAGATGAGGTAGGCCAAGGACTGCTGGAGTCACCCATGAGCCCATCGGTTTCAGCGGGCTCCAGTTTGGCTGATTCAGTTTTGACGGAAGGAAGAGGAGGTCTTCAGCAAATAAGAAGAACCCAAGTTCTTCAGCCTGAGTTGTAA